The Paenibacillus uliginis N3/975 genome has a window encoding:
- a CDS encoding alpha/beta-type small acid-soluble spore protein encodes MGQAGQGRRGGSRSNNLVVPQANAALQQLKYEAAQELGVSIPQDGYMGNYTSRETGSLGGYITKRLVQMAEQQLTGRSNM; translated from the coding sequence ATGGGTCAAGCAGGTCAAGGCCGCAGAGGCGGAAGCCGTTCTAATAACCTGGTCGTTCCCCAAGCTAACGCAGCACTTCAACAGTTGAAGTATGAAGCGGCACAGGAATTGGGCGTATCTATCCCACAAGACGGTTATATGGGTAACTACACTTCCCGCGAGACTGGTTCTTTGGGAGGATACATCACTAAACGTCTGGTTCAAATGGCTGAACAACAATTGACAGGTCGTTCGAACATGTAG
- a CDS encoding O-methyltransferase has product MIKLDQLSLVRQLDLVFRELEEELSGLSSGTVFVQIRNNVIGKFGIRHNPLTGRNGVITSAGEGLNQTQQLSFRAMALESLKHKRHWTHGEISYDFTVRQGLIIIDAVLESNYNMANLMIRYPRTSVSEAALES; this is encoded by the coding sequence ATGATTAAATTGGATCAACTATCGCTGGTTAGGCAGTTAGATTTAGTGTTTAGAGAGTTGGAGGAGGAGTTGTCAGGACTATCTTCTGGCACTGTATTTGTGCAAATACGAAATAATGTCATCGGTAAATTCGGGATTCGTCATAATCCGCTTACCGGTCGAAACGGTGTAATTACTTCCGCTGGAGAAGGGTTGAACCAAACTCAACAATTATCCTTCCGTGCTATGGCGCTTGAAAGCTTGAAGCATAAACGCCACTGGACTCATGGAGAAATAAGCTATGATTTTACCGTGAGACAGGGACTAATAATTATTGATGCCGTACTTGAGTCAAACTACAACATGGCAAATCTGATGATTCGATACCCTAGAACAAGTGTCTCTGAAGCCGCTTTGGAATCCTGA